The following proteins are encoded in a genomic region of Gossypium hirsutum isolate 1008001.06 chromosome D05, Gossypium_hirsutum_v2.1, whole genome shotgun sequence:
- the LOC107905215 gene encoding transcription initiation factor TFIID subunit 4b isoform X2 — MDPSIVKLLEEDEDESMHSGADVEAFQAALNRDIEGDASNSQQSGSNTVLSQGSNPASSQSVAQWPTSGLDGNSNFQNQQVLQSAQQQQQTMSESEQKQQGAVVTGSQQQVQQPNDVPKEHSRLPPQQKQPQEDHPQGVTEQIPAPVPQTTGIQSQTTEKSPISHEPERTNNQDSESQYAKLQKMSNQQASGAEQPNSPMNRTKQVPFAVLLPALLPQLDKDRAMQLHTLYGKLKKNEIAKDGFVRHMRDIVGDQMLRLAVNKLQVQMSSNQFPLQSPAGLRQNTPRMPSVGGATQFAGPHSLAQLHQKGPNSPANSSHAPSTAVPMQTNSSYLSGENKAQKSQDMDRQSDSRFGMLGSQISSSGSTTVNQERGRPSIPAQGINKQQQQHLNFPQTSFAMYGSNNYHTYSGPNVNTSGSSLKPQPHDSQMRPTAHQSMGSNPVGGSTQAMNMMSGPKLERQNSSNDPNRLQGTALSHFSSGSVPWQASPSKELNPGPLSSGTYVKQESADQGADQHRPHLSVTQGVSTTLAEQGKAVTTTPKDEPGEKQSSRVGFTTTPSITAQMDSNALLGSRNPSVPAPTGMNARTPQKKPSIGQKKPLEALGSSPPPSSKKQKVSGAFSDQSIEQLNDVTAVSGVNLREEEEQLLSGPKDESRVSEASRRVVQEEEERLFLKKTPLQKKLAEIMAKSGLKNISNDVERCLSLSVEERMRGLICNLIRLSKQRVDIEKPRHRTVITSDVRQQIMMMNQNARGEWEKKQAEAEKLRKLNEPEAETALDGDKEKDDSRVKAVKVNKEEDDKMRTTAANVAARAAVGGDDMLSKWQLMAEQARQKREGGTDAASGSQASKDANRRPLSASGKSTKDNQESEKRGPLNPHGSGTSKKFGRNQGTTLTAHARVARTISIKDVIAVLEREPQMSKSTLIYGLYEKTCSESKAE; from the exons ATGGACCCTTCCATAGTGAAGCTCCTTGAAGAAGACGAG GACGAGTCTATGCATTCTGGAGCTGACGTTGAGGCTTTCCAGGCCGCGTTGAATCGAGACATTGAAGGCGATGCGTCGAATTCTCAGCAGTCTGGTTCAAATACCG TTTTGTCTCAAGGAAGCAATCCAGCTTCCAGTCAATCGGTTGCGCAATGGCCGACCTCGGGGCTAGACGGAAACTCCAACTTTCAAAATCAACAAGTCCTTCAAAGTGCGCAGCAACAGCAGCAGACTATGTCTGAATCGGAGCAAAAGCAACAAGGAGCTGTTGTCACGGGAAGTCAGCAACAAGTGCAGCAGCCAAATGATGTTCCAAAAGAACATAGTCGTCTACCACCACAACAAAAACAACCCCAAGAGGACCATCCACAAGGAGTGACCGAACAAATTCCTGCCCCAGTTCCTCAAACTACTGGGATTCAGAGTCAGACTACTGAAAAAAGTCCTATCTCACATGAACCTGAGAGAACCAATAATCAAGACAGTGAATCACAATATGCGAAATTACAGAAGATGAGTAATCAGCAGGCCAGCGGAGCAGAGCAGCCAAATAGTCCTATGAATCGAACAAAACAAGTTCCATTTGCCGTGTTGTTGCCTGCTTTACTGCCCCAACTTGATAAAGATAGAGCCATGCAGCTTCATACTCTGTATGGTAAACTAAAG AAAAATGAAATTGCAAAAGACGGATTTGTTAGGCACATGAGAGATATTGTAGGAGATCAGATGCTGAGGTTGGCAGTTAACAAGTTACAAGTTCAG ATGAGTTCCAATCAATTCCCATTACAGTCCCCAGCAGGATTACGGCAGAATACTCCTCGGATGCCCTCTGTTGGTGGTGCCACACAGTTCGCTGGCCCACATTCATTAGCTCAGCTGCACCAAAAGGGTCCTAATTCTCCTGCCAATTCATCTCATGCCCCTTCTACAGCAGTCCCCATGCAGactaattcaagttatttatctGGTGAAAacaaggctcaaaaatctcaagACATGGATCGCCAATCAGATTCTCGCTTTGGAATGCTAGGTAGTCAAATTTCTTCCTCTGGCTCAACCACTGTGAATCAAGAAAGAGGTCGTCCTTCAATTCCGGCACAAGGAATTAACAAGCAACAGCAACAACATTTGAATTTCCCACAAACTTCATTCGCCATGTATGGGAGTAATAATTATCATACATATTCTGGGCCAAATGTTAATACTTCGGGTTCCTCTCTAAAGCCTCAACCTCATGATTCACAAATGAGGCCAACTGCACATCAAAGCATGGGATCAAATCCTGTAGGAGGATCAACCCAGGCAATGAACATGATGAGTGGGCCTAAGCTTGAGAGGCAAAACTCTAGTAATGACCCAAATAGATTGCAGGGCACAGCACTTTCTCACTTTTCTAGTGGTTCAGTTCCTTGGCAAGCCTCTCCGAGTAAGGAGCTGAATCCTGGCCCTTTGTCATCAGGGACATATGTGAAACAGGAATCTGCTGATCAAGGTGCTGACCAGCACAGACCTCATTTGTCTGTAACCCAGGGAGTCTCGACTACACTAGCTGAACAAGGGAAAGCAGTTACAACTACTCCAAAGGATGAGCCTGGAGAGAAGCAGTCTTCTAGAGTTGGCTTCACAACAACACCCTCCATCACAGCACAAATGGATTCTAATGCCCTG TTGGGCTCTAGGAATCCATCTGTGCCTGCTCCAACTGGGATGAATGCAAGAACTCCTCAAAAAAAGCCTTCTATTGGCCAGAAGAAACCACTGGAAGCTCTTGGTTCATCACCACCACCATCAAG TAAGAAGCAAAAAGTGTCTGGAGCATTTTCAGATCAGAGCATTGAACAACTAAATGATGTCACTGCTGTCAGTGGAGTCAATCTCAGG GAAGAAGAGGAGCAACTATTGTCTGGTCCCAAGGATGAGAGCCGAGTTTCAGAAGCATCCAGAAGGGTTGtgcaagaggaagaagaaagactATTTTTGAAGAAAACCCCTTTGCAGAAAAAATTGGCTGAAATTA TGGCCAAAAGTGGTTTGAAGAATATAAGCAATGATGTTGAACGATGCTTGTCCCTG AGCGTGGAGGAAAGAATGCGTGGGCTCATATGCAATTTAATCAGACTGTCGAAACAG CGTGTTGATATTGAGAAGCCTAGGCACCGGACGGTTATCACCTCGGATGTTCGGCAGCAAATTATGATGATGAACCAGAATGCTAGGGGAGAATGGGAGAAAAAGCAGGCTGAGGCAGAGAAGCTCCGGAAACTTAATGAA CCCGAGGCTGAGACTGCCTTAGATGGTGACAAGGAGAAAGATGACAGTCGAGTAAAAGCAGTAAAG GTAAATAAGGAGGAGGATGACAAGATGAGGACCACTGCTGCAAATGTTGCCGCTCGTGCTGCTGTTGGAGGGGATGACATGCTGTCAAAATGGCAGCTTATGGCTGAGCAAGCTCGCCAGAAACGTGAGGGAGGAACGGATGCGGCATCTGGTTCACAAGCAAGTAAAGATGCGAACCGCAGACCTTTATCTGCATCTGG
- the LOC107905215 gene encoding transcription initiation factor TFIID subunit 4b isoform X1: MDPSIVKLLEEDEDESMHSGADVEAFQAALNRDIEGDASNSQQSGSNTAVLSQGSNPASSQSVAQWPTSGLDGNSNFQNQQVLQSAQQQQQTMSESEQKQQGAVVTGSQQQVQQPNDVPKEHSRLPPQQKQPQEDHPQGVTEQIPAPVPQTTGIQSQTTEKSPISHEPERTNNQDSESQYAKLQKMSNQQASGAEQPNSPMNRTKQVPFAVLLPALLPQLDKDRAMQLHTLYGKLKKNEIAKDGFVRHMRDIVGDQMLRLAVNKLQVQMSSNQFPLQSPAGLRQNTPRMPSVGGATQFAGPHSLAQLHQKGPNSPANSSHAPSTAVPMQTNSSYLSGENKAQKSQDMDRQSDSRFGMLGSQISSSGSTTVNQERGRPSIPAQGINKQQQQHLNFPQTSFAMYGSNNYHTYSGPNVNTSGSSLKPQPHDSQMRPTAHQSMGSNPVGGSTQAMNMMSGPKLERQNSSNDPNRLQGTALSHFSSGSVPWQASPSKELNPGPLSSGTYVKQESADQGADQHRPHLSVTQGVSTTLAEQGKAVTTTPKDEPGEKQSSRVGFTTTPSITAQMDSNALLGSRNPSVPAPTGMNARTPQKKPSIGQKKPLEALGSSPPPSSKKQKVSGAFSDQSIEQLNDVTAVSGVNLREEEEQLLSGPKDESRVSEASRRVVQEEEERLFLKKTPLQKKLAEIMAKSGLKNISNDVERCLSLSVEERMRGLICNLIRLSKQRVDIEKPRHRTVITSDVRQQIMMMNQNARGEWEKKQAEAEKLRKLNEPEAETALDGDKEKDDSRVKAVKVNKEEDDKMRTTAANVAARAAVGGDDMLSKWQLMAEQARQKREGGTDAASGSQASKDANRRPLSASGKSTKDNQESEKRGPLNPHGSGTSKKFGRNQGTTLTAHARVARTISIKDVIAVLEREPQMSKSTLIYGLYEKTCSESKAE, from the exons ATGGACCCTTCCATAGTGAAGCTCCTTGAAGAAGACGAG GACGAGTCTATGCATTCTGGAGCTGACGTTGAGGCTTTCCAGGCCGCGTTGAATCGAGACATTGAAGGCGATGCGTCGAATTCTCAGCAGTCTGGTTCAAATACCG CAGTTTTGTCTCAAGGAAGCAATCCAGCTTCCAGTCAATCGGTTGCGCAATGGCCGACCTCGGGGCTAGACGGAAACTCCAACTTTCAAAATCAACAAGTCCTTCAAAGTGCGCAGCAACAGCAGCAGACTATGTCTGAATCGGAGCAAAAGCAACAAGGAGCTGTTGTCACGGGAAGTCAGCAACAAGTGCAGCAGCCAAATGATGTTCCAAAAGAACATAGTCGTCTACCACCACAACAAAAACAACCCCAAGAGGACCATCCACAAGGAGTGACCGAACAAATTCCTGCCCCAGTTCCTCAAACTACTGGGATTCAGAGTCAGACTACTGAAAAAAGTCCTATCTCACATGAACCTGAGAGAACCAATAATCAAGACAGTGAATCACAATATGCGAAATTACAGAAGATGAGTAATCAGCAGGCCAGCGGAGCAGAGCAGCCAAATAGTCCTATGAATCGAACAAAACAAGTTCCATTTGCCGTGTTGTTGCCTGCTTTACTGCCCCAACTTGATAAAGATAGAGCCATGCAGCTTCATACTCTGTATGGTAAACTAAAG AAAAATGAAATTGCAAAAGACGGATTTGTTAGGCACATGAGAGATATTGTAGGAGATCAGATGCTGAGGTTGGCAGTTAACAAGTTACAAGTTCAG ATGAGTTCCAATCAATTCCCATTACAGTCCCCAGCAGGATTACGGCAGAATACTCCTCGGATGCCCTCTGTTGGTGGTGCCACACAGTTCGCTGGCCCACATTCATTAGCTCAGCTGCACCAAAAGGGTCCTAATTCTCCTGCCAATTCATCTCATGCCCCTTCTACAGCAGTCCCCATGCAGactaattcaagttatttatctGGTGAAAacaaggctcaaaaatctcaagACATGGATCGCCAATCAGATTCTCGCTTTGGAATGCTAGGTAGTCAAATTTCTTCCTCTGGCTCAACCACTGTGAATCAAGAAAGAGGTCGTCCTTCAATTCCGGCACAAGGAATTAACAAGCAACAGCAACAACATTTGAATTTCCCACAAACTTCATTCGCCATGTATGGGAGTAATAATTATCATACATATTCTGGGCCAAATGTTAATACTTCGGGTTCCTCTCTAAAGCCTCAACCTCATGATTCACAAATGAGGCCAACTGCACATCAAAGCATGGGATCAAATCCTGTAGGAGGATCAACCCAGGCAATGAACATGATGAGTGGGCCTAAGCTTGAGAGGCAAAACTCTAGTAATGACCCAAATAGATTGCAGGGCACAGCACTTTCTCACTTTTCTAGTGGTTCAGTTCCTTGGCAAGCCTCTCCGAGTAAGGAGCTGAATCCTGGCCCTTTGTCATCAGGGACATATGTGAAACAGGAATCTGCTGATCAAGGTGCTGACCAGCACAGACCTCATTTGTCTGTAACCCAGGGAGTCTCGACTACACTAGCTGAACAAGGGAAAGCAGTTACAACTACTCCAAAGGATGAGCCTGGAGAGAAGCAGTCTTCTAGAGTTGGCTTCACAACAACACCCTCCATCACAGCACAAATGGATTCTAATGCCCTG TTGGGCTCTAGGAATCCATCTGTGCCTGCTCCAACTGGGATGAATGCAAGAACTCCTCAAAAAAAGCCTTCTATTGGCCAGAAGAAACCACTGGAAGCTCTTGGTTCATCACCACCACCATCAAG TAAGAAGCAAAAAGTGTCTGGAGCATTTTCAGATCAGAGCATTGAACAACTAAATGATGTCACTGCTGTCAGTGGAGTCAATCTCAGG GAAGAAGAGGAGCAACTATTGTCTGGTCCCAAGGATGAGAGCCGAGTTTCAGAAGCATCCAGAAGGGTTGtgcaagaggaagaagaaagactATTTTTGAAGAAAACCCCTTTGCAGAAAAAATTGGCTGAAATTA TGGCCAAAAGTGGTTTGAAGAATATAAGCAATGATGTTGAACGATGCTTGTCCCTG AGCGTGGAGGAAAGAATGCGTGGGCTCATATGCAATTTAATCAGACTGTCGAAACAG CGTGTTGATATTGAGAAGCCTAGGCACCGGACGGTTATCACCTCGGATGTTCGGCAGCAAATTATGATGATGAACCAGAATGCTAGGGGAGAATGGGAGAAAAAGCAGGCTGAGGCAGAGAAGCTCCGGAAACTTAATGAA CCCGAGGCTGAGACTGCCTTAGATGGTGACAAGGAGAAAGATGACAGTCGAGTAAAAGCAGTAAAG GTAAATAAGGAGGAGGATGACAAGATGAGGACCACTGCTGCAAATGTTGCCGCTCGTGCTGCTGTTGGAGGGGATGACATGCTGTCAAAATGGCAGCTTATGGCTGAGCAAGCTCGCCAGAAACGTGAGGGAGGAACGGATGCGGCATCTGGTTCACAAGCAAGTAAAGATGCGAACCGCAGACCTTTATCTGCATCTGG
- the LOC107902610 gene encoding interferon-related developmental regulator 1, with product MAILDSNDDNSSVTSSSIVCSDQMSVFGTEEVEFNKESLVDEAIDALFEKRGSTREKALEVINAAFNFNLQCQFVENKFATLLHQCLNCIKKGSRKEISLASRTIGLLALTVGPGVHAQEILEESITPLSQAFNSGSESSKIISLLNCLAVITFVGANGPEEIEKSMQIMWQIIHPKLGSNVIAIKPSAPIITTAVSSWSFLLTTMDGWRPSPKLWQESVTYLSSLLDNDDRSMRIAAGEALSLIFEMGSLEKFVAETKGYIDSSDLEGNKTKVRFSHIQGLKGKILNQARDLSMEAGGKGSSKKDLNNQRNMFRDVLEFLEYGYPPETTMKIGGVALQTLTWSQLIQLNFLKRFLGGGFAKHMQESEFLQDVFGFTPKRRNLRMYKSPNSVVNKARTQQLNKQRMLSEGRNIGHFAICVGYEDS from the exons ATGGCGATATTAGATAGCAACGATGATAATAGTAGTGTAACTTCATCGTCGATCGTTTGTTCCGATCAAATGTCTGTTTTTGGTACCGAAGAAGTAGAGTTCAATAAGGAAAGTTTAGTAGATGAAGCGATCGATGCTTTATTTGAGAAGAG GGGTTCAACACGGGAAAAGGCTTTGGAAGTGATTAATGCTGCATTCAATTTCAACTTGCAGTGTCAATTTGTGGAGAATAA ATTTGCCACATTACTTCATCAGTGTTTGAACTGTATCAAGAAAGGGTCCAGGAAAGAGATATCTTTAGCATCCCGTACTATTG GTTTGTTGGCCTTAACTGTTGGTCCGGGAGTTCATGCGCAGGAAATATTGGAAGAATCAATTACTCCTCTTTCACAAGCTTTTAACTCCGGTTCAGAATCTTCTAAGATCATTTCG TTACTGAACTGTTTGGCTGTCATCACTTTTGTCGGGGCAAATGGTCCTGAGGAAATAGAAAAATCAATGCAAATTATGTGGCAAATAATTCATCCAAAACTAGGTTCTAAT GTTATTGCTATCAAACCTTCTGCACCTATAATAACAACAGCTGTGTCTTCCTGGTCGTTTCTCTTGACAACCATGGATGGCTGGAGACCTAGCCCCAAACTTTGGCAAGA GTCCGTTACATATTTGTCTAGTTTGCTAGATAATGATGACCGATCCATGCGGATCGCTGCTGGTGAAGCATTGTCTCTTATTTTTGAGATGGGAAGCTTAGAGAAGTTTGTAGCTGAAACTAAAGGTTACATTGATAGTTCAGATTTAGAAGGAAATAAAACTAAAGTCAGGTTCTCACATATACAAGGACTGAAGGGGAAAATTCTAAATCAAGCTCGAGACCTCTCCATGGAAGCTGGTGGTAAAGGTTCTTCCAAGAAAGATCTTAATAACCAGAGGAACATGTTTAGGGATGTTTTGGAGTTCCTTGAG TATGGTTATCCTCCCGAGACAACGATGAAGATTGGTGGGGTTGCACTACAGACATTAACATGGTCTCAGTTGATTCAG TTGAACTTTTTGAAGCGCTTTCTCGGTGGAGGTTTCGCTAAGCACATGCAG GAAAGTGAATTCCTTCAAGATGTTTTTGGTTTCACTCCGAAAAGACGGAACCTT AGAATGTACAAATCACCAAATTCAGTTGTTAACAAGGCTAGAACCCAGCAATTGAACAAGCAACGGATGCTATCTGAG GGTCGAAACATCGGACACTTTGCCATCTGTGTAGGCTATGAAGATTCGTAA